The following are encoded in a window of Parambassis ranga chromosome 15, fParRan2.1, whole genome shotgun sequence genomic DNA:
- the cuedc2 gene encoding CUE domain-containing protein 2, which translates to MDLQKIIHTALHEFIQTYIPDADLSTLDDVLLSYITGVLEDLGSQQSVEESFDVEVFAEMLEAYIPGFAEIDSVKVCEMMFSLASKLATARTSADEESSVPEAHAEDISTLPSEPPPGGETQCLKTQTEGATAKQPVSEWEVEEQHLLEMFPKCSLSEARSALSIAKGDMEEAVRLIIEGDVQLSPTPLNVNHGKSFSLLADQKLKESILEKYMLVDNEEDNKTHRPVAPKDAPKKLIRYHGNQVVTTKGERYQLVKKNETEDMKKTYVNLKPARKYRFH; encoded by the exons ATGGACCTCCAGAAAATCATCCACACTGCACTGCACGAGTTTATTCAGACTTACATTCCCGATGCAGATCTCAG CACGCTGGATGATGTTCTTCTCTCCTACATCACTGGAGTCCTGGAGGATCTTGGCTCACAGCAGAGTGTTGAAGAGAGCTTTGACGTGGAGGTCTTTGCAGAGATGTTAGAAGCATACATACCTGGCTTTGCTGAAATTGACAG TGTCAAagtctgtgaaatgatgttcaGTCTTGCGTCTAAGCTGGCCACTGCTCGGACCTCAG cCGATGAGGAAAGCAGTGTGCCTGAGGCACACGCAGAAGACATCAGCACTTTGCCCAGCGAGCCTCCACCAGGAGGAGAAACACAGTGCcttaaaacacagacagagggcGCAACAGCCAAG CAACCAGTGTCAGAGTGGGAAGTCGAGGAGCAGCACCTGCTGGAGATGTTTCCCAAGTGCAGTCTGTCGGAGGCTCGCAGCGCCCTGTCTATTGCCAAAGGAGACATGGAGGAAGCTGTGCGCCTCATCATAGAGGGCGACGTCCAGCTTAGCCCCACTCCTCTTAAC GTCAACCATGGGAAAAGTTTTTCTTTACTGGCagaccaaaaactgaaagaGAGCATCCTTGAGAA GTACATGCTAGTGGACAATGAGGAAGATAACAAAACACACCGGCCCGTCGCCCCCAAAGAC GCCCCAAAGAAATTAATCCGGTATCATGGGAACCAAGTGGTCACCACGAAGGGAGAGCGATATCAACTCGTGAAGAAAAATGAGACGGAGGACATGAAGAAGACGTACGTCAACCTCAAGCCTGCACGCAAATACAGATTCCATTGA
- the hif1an gene encoding hypoxia-inducible factor 1-alpha inhibitor, with translation MAAATVAEADPANSEGGADFCGVQSRDWDESQLRKYSFPTKPIPRLSHTDPRAEMLINNEEPVVLTDTNLVYPALKWDIAYLQENIGNGDFSVYIAENHKFLYYDEKKMCNFENFVPKSRRMEMKFPEFVDKMHQMEEIGGEERVYLQQTLNDTVGKKIVVDFLGFNWNWINKQQAKRNWGQLTSNLLLIGMEGNVTPAHYDEQQNFFAQIKGHKRCILFPPDQFEYLYPYPVHHPCDRQSQVDFNNPDYDKFPNFKNVVGYEAVVGPGDVLYIPMYWWHHIESLLNGGVTITVNFWYKGAPTPKRIEYPLRAHQKVAIMRNIEKMLGEALGDPHEVGPLLKTMIKGRYDQDLS, from the exons ATGGCAGCGGCGACCGTTGCTGAGGCTGATCCGGCGAACAGTGAAGGCGGTGCCGATTTCTGCGGCGTCCAGAGCCGGGACTGGGATGAGTCTCAGCTCCGAAAATACTCTTTCCCAACCAAACCCATTCCCCGGCTGTCTCACACGGACCCCCGAGCAGAGATGCTAATAAATAACGAG gaGCCGGTGGTTTTAACAGATACAAACCTTGTTTATCCAGCTCTTAAATGGGACATTGCGTATCTCCAGGAGAACATTGGAAATGGAGACTTCTCTGTTTACATTGCAGAAAACCACAAATTCCTCTACTatgatgaaaagaaaatgtgtaacTTTGAGAACTTTGTGCCCAAGTCTCGACGAATGGAAATGAAATTTCCTGAGTTTGTGGATAAAATGCATCAAATGGAGGAAattggaggagaggagag AGTATATCTGCAGCAGACCCTAAATGACACAGTAGGAAAGAAGATTGTCGTTGACTTTCTTGGTTTCAACTGGAACTGGATCAACAAGCAGCAAGCCAAGAGAAACTGGGGACAGCTGACATCCAACCTGCTGCTCATAGGCATGGAGG gTAATGTGACACCAGCACATTATGACGAGCAGCAAAACTTCTTTGCACAGATTAAAGGCCATAAGAGGTGCATCCTCTTTCCTCCAGACCAGTTTGAGTATCTCTATCCATACCCTGTGCACCATCCCTGTGACAGGCAGAGCCAG gtTGATTTTAATAACCCTGACTACGACAAGTTTcctaattttaaaaatgttgttgGCTATGAGGCTGTCGTGGGGCCTGGAGATGTGCTGTACATCCCTATGTACTG GTGGCATCACATTGAATCCCTGTTGAATGGCGGAGTGACGATCACTGTAAACTTCTGGTACAAA GGCGCCCCCACGCCTAAGAGGATAGAATACCCTCTGCGTGCTCATCAAAAGGTGGCCATCATGAGGAATATAGAGAAGATGCTGGGAGAAGCACTTGGAGATCCACATGAA GTCGGACCTTTACTGAAAACAATGATCAAAGGGCGATATGACCAGGATCTCAGCTAG